In a single window of the Micromonospora inositola genome:
- a CDS encoding tetratricopeptide repeat protein, whose protein sequence is METALDRGRALLESLPYPEDPDHHFVADPAKFDFYAMDCYRLAGEDRLAEMYAREVIRSSTGPDGTERKPMRNAEARITLGVVAARSGDLERAVSYGRRALAGDRKSLPSLLMCSKELATLLRERYPHEPEAVSYLDEVRALSAS, encoded by the coding sequence GTGGAGACAGCCCTGGACCGGGGGAGGGCATTGCTTGAATCCCTTCCGTACCCGGAGGACCCCGATCACCACTTCGTGGCGGACCCGGCGAAGTTCGACTTCTACGCCATGGACTGCTACCGCCTCGCTGGCGAGGACCGCCTAGCAGAGATGTACGCGCGGGAGGTTATCCGCTCTTCGACCGGCCCGGACGGCACGGAACGTAAGCCCATGCGTAACGCCGAAGCGCGGATCACTCTCGGGGTGGTGGCGGCGCGATCGGGCGACCTGGAGCGCGCAGTCTCGTACGGACGCCGCGCACTAGCGGGCGATCGGAAGTCGCTTCCGTCGTTGCTCATGTGCTCTAAGGAGTTGGCGACTCTTCTGCGGGAGAGGTACCCCCACGAGCCGGAGGCGGTCTCCTACCTCGACGAGGTGCGAGCGCTCAGCGCGAGCTGA
- a CDS encoding GrpB family protein has product MLDMIVGLLLGRRRNGFPGKVADMPDSHSSDSHEVNATIHIEPHDAAWAERFDEEASVISRTIGPWITGGVHHVGSTAVPGLAAKPVIDIMVGVADLELSRPCIELLKPLSYRYWPYLAEAMHWFCKPRPSHRTHYLHLVPTGSPRYVNVLAFRDYLRAHPDARADYEALKRDLADRYPNDREAYTEGKTDLIGKLTEAARARATPRDMKISKPSSTT; this is encoded by the coding sequence ATGCTTGACATGATCGTCGGCTTACTGCTGGGGCGGCGACGGAACGGCTTCCCTGGCAAAGTGGCCGATATGCCGGACAGCCATAGCAGCGATTCGCACGAGGTCAACGCCACTATCCACATCGAGCCGCACGACGCCGCCTGGGCCGAGCGGTTCGACGAGGAGGCCAGCGTGATCAGCCGGACCATCGGTCCCTGGATCACTGGCGGTGTCCACCACGTCGGCAGCACAGCAGTGCCCGGGCTCGCCGCCAAGCCGGTCATCGACATCATGGTTGGCGTCGCGGACCTGGAGTTGTCGCGCCCCTGCATCGAACTGCTGAAGCCGCTGAGCTACCGCTACTGGCCCTATCTCGCTGAGGCCATGCACTGGTTCTGCAAGCCACGCCCCAGCCACCGGACCCATTACCTGCACCTGGTACCGACCGGCTCGCCGCGTTACGTCAACGTCTTGGCCTTCCGGGACTACCTACGAGCCCATCCCGACGCCCGTGCCGACTACGAAGCCCTCAAGCGAGACCTGGCAGACCGCTATCCGAACGACCGTGAGGCGTACACCGAGGGCAAGACTGACCTGATCGGGAAGCTGACCGAAGCGGCTCGGGCGCGGGCCACACCCAGAGACATGAAGATCAGCAAGCCCAGCAGCACAACGTAA
- a CDS encoding FUSC family protein: MYERLRTYLIVAAQAGLAAELSWFITRDVLHNAEPLFAPAVAVGTIAGAIGNRIRRTLEVIAGVIVGAVVAHLITRTIGAGPALTGVVVAVAISAAVAVRGTGAVTAQAGGTALLLGSVAQGPDLVVSKTESAVVGGVVAIAVAYLILPLNPMRVAHRTVRPTVDAFARELTASADALTHRDLQQAEDALQRFSAAWEQRQKTSELVEAAQQVVVLSPWRRRRLGMLRRYQHAAEHLEDAYSSACEMLQWATATIRAGEPVPAGLPASIEHLGQALRLLYRDFLAGGEPDPPRARAQQAIKDVNEACAEGVEFSGTVVATRVRAVASDLLQASGLPQAEANKQAGLKADV, translated from the coding sequence GTGTACGAGCGCCTTCGCACGTACCTCATCGTCGCGGCGCAGGCGGGTTTGGCGGCCGAGCTGTCCTGGTTCATCACGCGCGATGTGCTGCACAATGCGGAGCCGTTGTTCGCGCCCGCCGTCGCGGTCGGCACGATCGCGGGAGCCATCGGTAATCGGATCAGGCGGACGCTGGAGGTCATTGCCGGGGTGATCGTGGGGGCGGTGGTCGCGCATTTGATCACACGGACGATCGGGGCAGGGCCGGCACTAACGGGCGTGGTCGTGGCAGTGGCCATCTCGGCGGCAGTCGCGGTTCGGGGCACCGGCGCGGTCACGGCGCAGGCAGGCGGCACAGCCTTGCTGTTGGGATCGGTGGCGCAAGGACCGGATCTGGTTGTGTCGAAAACGGAAAGTGCGGTAGTCGGTGGTGTGGTCGCCATCGCCGTCGCGTACCTGATCCTGCCACTCAACCCGATGCGCGTCGCACATCGCACCGTCCGTCCGACGGTGGATGCCTTCGCCCGTGAACTGACCGCTAGCGCCGACGCACTGACCCACCGTGACCTTCAACAGGCCGAGGACGCCCTACAACGCTTCTCCGCCGCATGGGAGCAAAGACAGAAGACGTCCGAGCTGGTCGAGGCAGCGCAGCAGGTCGTGGTCCTCTCACCGTGGCGAAGACGACGACTCGGCATGCTGCGCCGGTACCAGCACGCCGCCGAGCACCTCGAAGACGCCTACAGCAGCGCATGCGAGATGCTGCAGTGGGCGACGGCGACCATACGCGCCGGTGAGCCAGTGCCGGCCGGCCTTCCCGCGTCGATCGAGCACCTCGGCCAGGCGCTGAGGCTCCTGTACCGTGACTTCCTCGCCGGCGGCGAGCCGGATCCTCCGCGCGCGCGGGCACAGCAGGCGATCAAAGACGTCAACGAGGCATGCGCCGAAGGCGTCGAGTTCTCCGGGACAGTGGTCGCCACGCGAGTGCGCGCTGTCGCCAGTGACCTGCTCCAAGCGTCCGGACTGCCACAAGCCGAGGCGAACAAGCAGGCGGGCCTAAAGGCCGACGTCTAG